Proteins from one Ketobacter alkanivorans genomic window:
- a CDS encoding PilZ domain-containing protein, translating to MTSYDDRRNAPRSPIEDTLFIESVSSSQISMVEPTKANAINASSTGLQVELDFAVLQGAEIALWINAETGARTLISGTVRWIQSTERETYILGIELDEASGPAITNWLNGIH from the coding sequence ATGACCAGTTACGATGACCGCAGAAATGCCCCCCGCTCCCCCATCGAAGACACCCTCTTTATCGAGTCGGTGTCCTCCAGTCAGATCAGCATGGTGGAGCCCACCAAGGCCAATGCCATCAACGCCTCCAGCACTGGCCTGCAGGTAGAGTTGGATTTTGCGGTACTGCAGGGTGCAGAAATTGCCCTGTGGATTAACGCCGAAACCGGTGCCCGCACTCTGATCAGCGGCACAGTACGCTGGATTCAGTCCACCGAACGGGAGACCTATATCCTGGGAATTGAGCTGGATGAAGCCTCTGGCCCCGCCATCACTAACTGGTTGAATGGTATACACTAA
- a CDS encoding ATP-binding protein produces the protein MGLRTQLLLVSLTILLLPWAGCHYVQEMEGALRENQSQALLQQSAILGRLAQTAELPWDLPEALFYTPRRYQPVQVDGYGDDWQNHVTETLSASPSVTLQKALYQDRLYLFLQVKRSNIHYHNPGLPFSHSDHVRLTTHDGRVRRQWVLFTSAPGQLQAYQWLRQQQQLQPLQDMEAWWQETRDGFNLEISVAQQDLLPNIVLQLYQVAAQPEAQLAATSLRVEQSRGEHWLRPLPALASLLQAQRTDQLDAVLVDPQGWPLSPQKDWINQPPAIEPPTDPESLLNQGMSRFYRLLIDLLTPSDSQTPWPLQAEELSAKQDRFDLARLKLQHAPQAGWYQLQDQQRSALLVSQPLYAEGKLQGYLLLSQTGDALISLTNQALRRVTHLTLGVLILVIVALVAFASSLSWRIRSLKQSAEQAISSDGKVNRFKASKRPDEIGDLSRSYQNLLQRVQGYTEYLETLNGKLAHELRTPLAIVKSSLELARSQTDTDNTHPQPLSDYLQRAEEGSERLRQILSAMSEASRVEQTIQQSEIRQFDLVPLLTGLTQAYADTYPNHHYQMRLDVTTAPLQGSPELMAQLLDKLVDNARSFAPTGTPITLGLQREQDHRERAQLRLWVRNEGSTLPDQLQHQLFDSLVSMRDQQHRDGSPHLGLGLYIVRLIAAAHQGQVHARNLPQNNGVEFSITLTENAAAT, from the coding sequence TTGGGCCTGCGCACTCAGTTACTGCTGGTTTCCCTCACCATTTTGCTGCTGCCATGGGCCGGGTGTCACTATGTGCAGGAAATGGAGGGCGCACTCAGGGAAAACCAAAGCCAGGCACTGCTGCAACAGAGCGCCATACTGGGCCGCCTGGCTCAGACCGCAGAACTGCCCTGGGATCTGCCCGAGGCCCTGTTCTACACCCCCCGCCGCTATCAGCCGGTGCAAGTAGACGGTTATGGTGACGATTGGCAAAACCATGTGACAGAAACCTTATCGGCCAGCCCGAGCGTCACACTGCAAAAGGCTCTGTATCAGGATCGGCTATACCTGTTCCTGCAGGTAAAGCGCTCCAACATTCACTATCACAACCCCGGCCTGCCCTTCAGCCACAGCGATCATGTGCGCCTGACCACCCACGACGGCCGCGTGCGCCGCCAATGGGTGCTGTTCACCAGTGCGCCGGGGCAGTTGCAGGCCTACCAGTGGCTGCGCCAACAACAGCAACTGCAGCCCCTGCAGGATATGGAGGCCTGGTGGCAGGAAACCCGCGACGGCTTCAACCTGGAAATCAGCGTCGCCCAACAGGATCTGCTGCCCAACATCGTACTGCAGCTGTATCAGGTTGCAGCCCAACCTGAAGCACAACTGGCCGCCACCAGCCTGCGTGTCGAACAGTCTCGCGGTGAGCACTGGTTACGCCCTCTGCCAGCACTGGCATCGCTTCTACAGGCGCAACGTACCGACCAGCTGGATGCCGTACTGGTTGATCCACAGGGCTGGCCCCTGTCCCCCCAAAAGGACTGGATCAACCAACCACCAGCCATCGAGCCCCCCACCGACCCGGAAAGCCTGCTCAACCAGGGCATGAGCCGCTTCTACCGTTTACTCATTGACCTGCTCACCCCCAGCGACAGCCAGACTCCCTGGCCCCTGCAGGCAGAGGAACTGAGCGCCAAACAGGATCGTTTTGATCTGGCCCGACTCAAACTACAGCATGCTCCGCAGGCAGGCTGGTATCAGCTGCAGGATCAGCAACGATCCGCACTGCTGGTCAGCCAGCCGCTGTACGCCGAGGGCAAATTGCAAGGCTACCTGCTGCTGTCCCAGACCGGCGACGCCCTCATCAGTCTCACCAATCAAGCCCTGCGCCGGGTTACTCACCTCACCCTTGGGGTACTGATACTGGTGATTGTGGCGCTGGTCGCCTTCGCCAGCAGCCTGTCGTGGCGCATTCGCAGCCTCAAACAGTCCGCCGAACAGGCCATCAGCTCGGATGGCAAGGTAAACCGGTTTAAGGCCTCAAAGCGCCCCGATGAAATCGGCGACTTGTCCCGCAGCTACCAAAACCTGCTACAACGGGTACAGGGCTATACCGAATACCTGGAAACCCTGAACGGCAAACTGGCCCACGAACTGCGCACCCCCCTTGCCATCGTCAAATCCTCGCTGGAACTGGCTCGCAGCCAGACCGACACAGACAACACCCACCCACAGCCTCTCAGCGACTACCTGCAGCGGGCCGAAGAAGGCAGCGAACGCCTGCGCCAGATCCTGTCCGCCATGAGCGAAGCCAGTCGGGTGGAACAGACCATACAACAGAGCGAAATCAGGCAATTCGATCTGGTGCCGTTACTGACCGGGCTCACACAAGCCTATGCCGACACCTATCCGAATCACCACTACCAGATGCGGCTGGACGTGACAACGGCCCCCCTCCAGGGCAGCCCCGAACTGATGGCGCAGCTGTTAGACAAACTGGTGGATAACGCCCGCAGTTTTGCTCCCACCGGCACCCCCATCACCCTTGGACTGCAGCGGGAGCAGGATCACCGGGAACGCGCTCAGCTGCGTTTGTGGGTGCGCAACGAAGGCTCCACCCTGCCAGATCAACTGCAACACCAACTGTTTGATTCCCTGGTATCCATGCGCGACCAGCAGCACCGCGACGGCAGCCCCCACCTGGGCCTGGGCCTGTACATCGTGCGCCTGATCGCAGCCGCCCATCAAGGCCAGGTCCACGCCCGAAACCTGCCTCAAAACAATGGGGTGGAGTTCTCAATTACACTAACCGAAAACGCGGCCGCTACCTGA
- the pdsR gene encoding proteobacterial dedicated sortase system response regulator encodes MAKHIALIEDEAAIRENYKAFLQGQGYQISTYESRPQALAGMQQTLPDMAVIDIGLKDEIEGGFDLCRELRQIAPHLPILFLTARDSELDAISGLRLGADDYLTKDISLPHLSARITALFRRLDALNQPRQQEDRLQRSELLLDLDRLHANWRQQPLDLTLTEFWIVHALAKHPGHVKNRQQLMDAASVVLDDNTITSHIKRIRRKFNQIDPQFDAIQTVYGMGYRWHIPSATPSSGA; translated from the coding sequence ATGGCCAAACACATTGCGTTGATTGAAGACGAAGCCGCTATCCGCGAAAACTACAAAGCCTTTCTGCAAGGGCAGGGCTACCAGATCAGCACCTACGAATCACGGCCCCAGGCGCTGGCAGGCATGCAGCAGACCCTGCCGGACATGGCGGTGATCGACATCGGCCTCAAAGATGAAATCGAAGGTGGTTTTGACCTGTGCAGGGAGCTGCGCCAGATCGCCCCCCACCTGCCCATTCTGTTCCTGACCGCCCGCGACAGTGAGCTGGACGCCATCTCGGGGCTGCGCTTGGGGGCCGACGATTACCTCACCAAAGACATCAGCCTGCCCCATCTGTCGGCCCGCATCACGGCTCTATTCCGTCGCCTGGATGCCCTCAATCAACCGCGTCAGCAAGAGGACCGACTGCAACGCAGCGAACTGCTGCTGGATCTTGACCGGCTGCACGCCAATTGGCGTCAGCAGCCACTGGATCTGACCCTGACCGAATTCTGGATTGTGCACGCTCTGGCCAAACACCCCGGCCACGTAAAAAACCGCCAGCAGCTGATGGACGCCGCCAGCGTAGTACTGGACGACAACACCATTACCTCCCATATCAAACGCATCCGCCGCAAGTTCAATCAGATTGACCCCCAGTTCGATGCCATCCAGACCGTATACGGCATGGGCTATCGCTGGCACATTCCGTCTGCCACCCCCTCCAGCGGAGCCTGA